Proteins encoded together in one Streptomyces umbrinus window:
- a CDS encoding SGNH/GDSL hydrolase family protein, translating into MTSLSRARVARRIAAGAAYGGGGIGLLGAATVGVVLAEVQLAKRQVGNGHSPHPPSADGLYGYVYAGSEEPLRLTMLGDSTAAGQGVHRARQTPGALLASGLAAVAERPVRLRNVALPGAQSDDLDRQVAVVLGEPEGVPDVCVIMVGANDVTHRMLATRSVRHLSAAVRRLRTAGAEVVVGTCPDLGTIEPVQQPLRWLARRASRQLAAAQTIGTVEQGGRTVSLGDLLGPEFAANPRELFGPDNYHPSAEGYATAAMAVLPTVCATLGLWPAEEERPDVSRREGFLPVARAAAEAASEAGTEVTAAMPTGPRAPWALLKRRRRHRVPATDPSPTTTREPSA; encoded by the coding sequence ATGACGAGCTTGTCGAGAGCGAGGGTGGCACGCCGGATCGCCGCGGGCGCCGCGTACGGCGGCGGCGGGATCGGTCTGCTGGGCGCGGCGACGGTCGGAGTGGTGCTGGCCGAGGTCCAGCTGGCGAAGCGCCAGGTGGGGAACGGCCACAGCCCCCATCCGCCGAGCGCGGACGGGCTGTACGGGTATGTGTACGCCGGCTCCGAGGAACCGCTGCGCCTGACGATGCTGGGTGACTCCACGGCGGCGGGGCAGGGGGTGCACCGGGCCCGTCAGACACCGGGGGCGCTGCTCGCCTCCGGGCTGGCGGCGGTGGCGGAGCGGCCGGTGCGGCTGCGGAACGTGGCACTGCCCGGCGCCCAGTCCGACGACCTGGACCGCCAGGTCGCGGTGGTTCTCGGGGAGCCGGAGGGAGTCCCCGACGTATGCGTGATCATGGTCGGCGCGAATGACGTGACGCATCGGATGCTGGCGACGCGCTCGGTCCGTCACCTCTCGGCGGCGGTACGGCGTCTGCGTACCGCCGGTGCCGAGGTGGTCGTGGGCACCTGCCCCGACCTGGGCACCATCGAGCCGGTCCAGCAGCCGCTGCGGTGGCTGGCGCGGCGGGCCTCGCGGCAGCTCGCGGCCGCCCAGACCATCGGGACGGTGGAGCAGGGCGGGCGGACGGTGTCGCTGGGCGACCTGCTGGGGCCGGAGTTCGCGGCGAATCCGCGGGAGCTCTTCGGGCCCGACAACTACCACCCGTCCGCCGAGGGCTATGCCACGGCGGCGATGGCGGTACTTCCCACGGTGTGCGCGACGCTGGGCCTGTGGCCGGCGGAGGAGGAGCGTCCGGACGTCTCCCGCCGGGAGGGGTTCCTGCCGGTGGCCCGGGCTGCGGCCGAGGCCGCGTCCGAGGCGGGTACGGAGGTCACTGCGGCCATGCCCACGGGTCCGCGTGCCCCGTGGGCCCTCCTCAAGCGCCGCCGGCGCCACCGCGTCCCGGCCACGGACCCGTCCCCGACGACGACGCGGGAACCGTCGGCCTGA
- a CDS encoding acetyl-CoA C-acetyltransferase: MPEAVIVSTARSPIGRAFKGSLKDLRPDDLTATIIQAALAKVPELDPKDIEDLMLGCGLPGGEQGSNLGRIVAVQMGMDHLPGCTITRYCSSSLQTTRMALHAIKAGEGDVFISAGVEMVSRFTKGNSDSLPDTHNPLFADAEARTAEVAASEGASWHDPREDGLVPDPYIAMGQTAENLARIKGVTRQDMDEFGVRSQNLAEEAIKNGFWEREITPVTTPDGTVVSKDDGPRAGVTLEGVQGLKPVFRPDGLVTAGNCCPLNDGAAAVVIMSDTKARELGLTPLARVVSTGVTGLSPEIMGLGPVEASKQALSRAGLTVDDIDLFEINEAFAAQVIPSYRDLNIPLEKLNVNGGAIAVGHPFGMTGARITGTLINSLQFHDKQFGLETMCVGGGQGMAMVIERLS; encoded by the coding sequence ATGCCCGAAGCCGTGATCGTCTCGACCGCCCGCTCCCCCATCGGCCGCGCTTTCAAGGGCTCCCTCAAGGACCTGCGCCCGGACGACCTCACCGCCACGATCATCCAGGCCGCCCTCGCCAAGGTCCCCGAGCTGGACCCCAAGGACATCGAAGACCTGATGCTCGGCTGCGGCCTCCCCGGCGGCGAGCAGGGCAGCAACCTCGGCCGCATCGTCGCCGTACAGATGGGGATGGACCACCTCCCCGGCTGCACGATCACCCGTTACTGTTCCTCGTCGCTCCAGACGACCCGCATGGCCCTGCACGCCATCAAGGCAGGCGAGGGCGACGTCTTCATCTCGGCGGGCGTGGAGATGGTGTCCCGCTTCACGAAGGGCAACTCCGACAGCCTCCCGGACACGCACAACCCCCTCTTCGCGGACGCCGAGGCCCGCACCGCCGAGGTCGCCGCCAGCGAGGGCGCGAGCTGGCACGACCCGCGCGAGGACGGCCTCGTCCCCGACCCGTACATCGCGATGGGCCAGACCGCGGAGAACCTCGCCCGCATCAAGGGCGTCACCCGCCAGGACATGGACGAGTTCGGCGTCCGCTCGCAGAACCTCGCCGAGGAAGCCATCAAGAACGGCTTCTGGGAGCGCGAGATCACCCCGGTCACGACCCCGGACGGCACGGTCGTCTCCAAGGACGACGGCCCCCGCGCCGGCGTCACCCTCGAAGGCGTCCAGGGCCTCAAGCCGGTCTTCCGCCCGGACGGACTCGTCACGGCGGGCAACTGCTGCCCGCTGAACGACGGCGCCGCCGCCGTGGTGATCATGTCCGACACGAAGGCCCGCGAGCTCGGCCTCACCCCCCTCGCCCGGGTCGTCTCGACCGGCGTCACCGGCCTCTCCCCCGAGATCATGGGCCTCGGCCCGGTCGAGGCGTCGAAGCAGGCCCTGAGCCGCGCCGGTCTGACCGTCGACGACATCGACCTCTTCGAGATCAACGAGGCGTTCGCCGCCCAGGTGATCCCCTCCTACCGCGACCTGAACATCCCGCTGGAGAAGCTGAACGTGAACGGCGGCGCGATCGCGGTCGGCCACCCCTTCGGCATGACCGGCGCCCGCATCACCGGCACTCTGATCAACTCCCTCCAGTTCCACGACAAGCAGTTCGGTCTGGAGACGATGTGCGTCGGCGGCGGCCAGGGCATGGCGATGGTCATCGAGCGTCTGAGCTAG
- a CDS encoding DUF4287 domain-containing protein, with protein sequence MSQVFSEETHRNLLARIPHCTGREISDWLRTVDEGPALFRFEEKVSWLRAEHDLAYGHAKAIIHEYDLRRAARKLR encoded by the coding sequence ATGTCCCAAGTCTTCTCCGAGGAGACCCATCGCAATCTGCTCGCCCGCATCCCCCATTGCACCGGTCGTGAGATTTCCGACTGGCTGCGCACCGTCGACGAAGGCCCCGCCCTCTTCCGCTTCGAGGAGAAGGTCAGCTGGCTCCGCGCCGAGCACGACCTCGCGTACGGCCACGCCAAAGCCATCATTCACGAGTACGACCTGAGGAGGGCCGCGCGCAAACTGCGCTGA
- a CDS encoding Bax inhibitor-1/YccA family protein, with translation MRSSNPVFSRRGFSRDNGYAGFNTAPQAGGPAVGTQGNPYAGTPHAPQGGNPYAQNPYAPQDLQHGAPPQAPPAAGRMTMDDVVSRTAITLGTVTVGAVLAWTLLPVSSSSFGLAIGAALIAMVFALVQAFKRKASPPLILAYAAFEGVFLGVISEMFNSRWSGAPFQAVLGTMAVSGATLLIYKAGWIRVTARYARIGMAIAIAFVLVMAVNLLLVVFGVADDGGLRSMGPLGAIVGILAIVLGAFFLTLDFKQIEDGIAYGAPRDESWLAAFGLTMSLVWIYLEMLRLVAIFSGND, from the coding sequence ATGAGGAGCAGCAACCCGGTCTTCTCGCGACGGGGGTTCAGCCGCGACAACGGCTACGCGGGCTTCAACACCGCGCCGCAGGCCGGGGGCCCCGCTGTCGGAACGCAGGGGAACCCGTACGCGGGCACCCCGCACGCCCCGCAGGGCGGCAACCCGTACGCGCAGAATCCTTACGCCCCGCAGGACCTCCAGCACGGCGCACCGCCGCAGGCCCCGCCCGCCGCCGGCCGCATGACGATGGACGACGTCGTCTCGCGTACGGCGATCACGCTCGGCACGGTCACCGTCGGTGCCGTGCTCGCGTGGACACTGCTGCCGGTCTCGTCGAGCAGCTTCGGCCTGGCCATCGGCGCCGCGCTCATCGCGATGGTCTTCGCGCTGGTCCAGGCCTTCAAGCGCAAGGCCTCGCCCCCGCTGATCCTGGCGTACGCCGCCTTCGAGGGTGTTTTCCTCGGCGTGATCAGCGAGATGTTCAACAGCCGGTGGAGCGGTGCGCCCTTCCAGGCCGTGCTCGGCACCATGGCGGTGTCCGGCGCCACCCTGCTGATCTACAAGGCGGGCTGGATCCGAGTCACCGCCCGGTACGCGCGCATCGGCATGGCCATCGCCATCGCCTTCGTGCTCGTCATGGCGGTCAACCTGCTGCTGGTCGTCTTCGGTGTCGCCGATGACGGCGGGCTGCGGAGCATGGGCCCGCTGGGCGCGATCGTCGGCATTCTCGCGATCGTCCTCGGTGCGTTCTTCCTGACGCTCGACTTCAAGCAGATCGAGGACGGCATCGCCTACGGCGCCCCGCGCGACGAGTCCTGGCTGGCCGCCTTCGGCCTCACCATGAGCCTCGTCTGGATCTACCTGGAGATGCTGCGCCTGGTCGCGATCTTCAGCGGCAACGATTAG
- a CDS encoding 4-hydroxybenzoate 3-monooxygenase, with protein MRTTVGIIGAGPAGLLLARLLHNEGIDSVVLESRDRAYVEHRQRAGILEQGTVDVLRAAGAGERMDREGLRHDGIELRFDRRRHRVDFPALTGGRSVMVYAQTEVCKDLIALQLKEGGPLLFEAEALSVEGAGGDAPRVRFRHEGREEVLECSYVVGCDGFWGVARKAIPAELTRVFERTYPFGWLGILADVPPSHDELVYARHDRGFALLSMRSPVVSRLYLQVPEGTDAEEWADEEIWDELERRFETGDGWRLERGPITQKSVTPMRSHVHEPMRYGRLFLAGDAAHIVPPTGAKGLNLAVGDVVTFARALAYEQETGSAERLDAYSETCLRRVWQAERFSYEMTTLLHRPADATPFEDRIQLARLARIAGARAAEQDLAEGYTGFPLE; from the coding sequence ATGCGTACCACCGTCGGGATCATCGGGGCCGGACCGGCCGGGCTGCTGCTGGCGCGGCTGCTGCACAACGAGGGGATCGACTCCGTCGTGCTGGAGAGCCGGGACCGGGCCTATGTGGAGCATCGGCAGCGGGCCGGGATCCTGGAGCAGGGGACCGTGGACGTGCTGCGGGCCGCGGGCGCCGGTGAGCGGATGGACCGTGAGGGGCTGCGGCACGACGGCATCGAGCTGCGGTTCGACCGGCGGCGGCACCGGGTCGACTTTCCCGCCCTGACCGGTGGGCGGTCCGTGATGGTCTACGCCCAGACCGAGGTGTGCAAGGACCTCATCGCGCTTCAGCTCAAGGAGGGCGGGCCGCTCCTCTTCGAGGCGGAGGCCCTCTCCGTGGAGGGCGCGGGCGGCGATGCTCCACGGGTGCGTTTTCGCCATGAGGGGCGTGAGGAGGTACTGGAGTGCTCGTACGTGGTCGGGTGCGACGGGTTCTGGGGGGTTGCCCGCAAGGCGATTCCCGCCGAGCTCACCCGGGTCTTCGAGCGGACTTACCCGTTCGGGTGGCTCGGGATCCTCGCCGATGTGCCGCCCTCGCACGACGAGCTCGTCTATGCCCGGCACGACCGTGGTTTCGCCCTGCTGTCCATGCGATCCCCCGTCGTCTCGCGGCTCTACCTCCAGGTGCCCGAGGGCACGGACGCCGAGGAGTGGGCCGACGAGGAGATCTGGGACGAGTTGGAGCGGCGGTTCGAGACCGGGGACGGGTGGCGGCTGGAGCGGGGGCCCATCACCCAGAAGTCCGTCACACCCATGCGCAGCCATGTGCACGAGCCGATGCGGTACGGGCGGCTCTTCCTGGCAGGTGACGCCGCCCACATCGTGCCGCCGACCGGCGCCAAGGGGCTGAACCTCGCGGTCGGTGACGTGGTCACCTTCGCGCGGGCTCTGGCGTACGAGCAGGAGACCGGGTCGGCCGAGCGGCTCGACGCGTACTCCGAGACCTGTCTGCGGCGGGTGTGGCAGGCCGAGCGGTTCTCGTACGAGATGACGACGCTGCTGCACCGGCCGGCCGACGCGACGCCCTTCGAGGACCGGATCCAGCTCGCCCGGCTGGCGCGGATCGCCGGTGCGCGGGCCGCCGAGCAGGACCTCGCCGAGGGATACACGGGCTTCCCGCTGGAGTGA
- a CDS encoding ABC transporter ATP-binding protein codes for MTTTPLADRATTVAARASELSKVYGQGETQVVALDRVSVDFRQAEFTAIMGPSGSGKSTLMHCVAGLDSFSSGSVRIGDTELGSLKDKQLTKLRRDKIGFIFQAFNLLPTLTALENITLPMDIAGRKPDKEWLNNVIRMVGLADRLTHRPSELSGGQQQRVAVARALASRPDIIFGDEPTGNLDSRSGAEVLGFLRNSVRELGQTVVMVTHDPVAAAYADRVIFLADGRVVDEVHTPTADAVLDRMKQFDAKGRTS; via the coding sequence GTGACCACCACGCCCCTCGCCGACCGTGCCACCACGGTGGCCGCCCGCGCCTCGGAACTGTCCAAGGTCTACGGACAGGGGGAGACCCAGGTGGTCGCCCTGGACCGGGTCTCCGTCGACTTCCGGCAGGCCGAGTTCACCGCGATCATGGGCCCCTCCGGCTCCGGCAAGTCCACGCTGATGCACTGCGTGGCCGGCCTGGACAGCTTCTCCTCCGGCTCGGTCCGCATCGGCGACACCGAACTCGGCTCCCTCAAGGACAAGCAGCTGACCAAGCTGCGCCGGGACAAGATCGGCTTCATCTTCCAGGCGTTCAACCTCCTTCCGACTCTCACGGCCCTGGAGAACATCACTCTTCCGATGGACATCGCGGGCCGCAAGCCGGACAAGGAGTGGCTCAACAACGTGATCCGGATGGTGGGCCTGGCCGACCGCCTCACCCACCGCCCCTCCGAGCTCTCCGGCGGCCAGCAGCAGCGCGTCGCCGTGGCCCGCGCGCTGGCCTCCCGCCCGGACATCATCTTCGGCGACGAGCCGACCGGAAACCTCGACTCCCGCTCGGGCGCCGAAGTCCTCGGCTTCCTCCGCAACTCCGTACGCGAACTGGGCCAGACCGTCGTCATGGTCACCCACGACCCGGTGGCCGCCGCCTACGCCGACCGCGTCATCTTCCTGGCCGACGGCCGCGTGGTCGACGAGGTGCACACCCCCACGGCGGACGCGGTCCTGGACCGCATGAAGCAGTTCGACGCGAAGGGTCGCACCAGCTAG
- a CDS encoding ABC transporter permease, with protein MFRTALRNVLAHKARLLMTVLAVMLGVAFVSGTLVFTNTISDAFQKSSAKGFDQVDVAVQPESARDEGDKLGKDPELTQALLDKAAKAPGAESAIGVVTGFTAIADKDGKLIGGGFQSQGGNYWGDKDPRYPLDSGKAPTGKNEVAIDAETAKRAGYKVGDTIRISIDGPVLTPTITAVFTTDDGNVAAGGSLAVFDTATAQQLFHKTGTYDEIDVKAAPGTSQTALRTSLDKVLPKDTVDTTTGQQLADDQAAMIESSMSGLKTGLLVFAGIALFVGTFIIANTFTMLVAQRTKELALLRAVGASRKQVTRSVLLEAFVVGTVAAVTGLIAGIGIGAGLRSLMGMLDATVPAGPLVISPGTVVTSFAVGILITMLAAWLPGRRAAKIPPVAAMSSVHAAATTKSLVLRNTLGALFSAAGIAVVLFATTMEGSDGQAPMGMGAVLLIIGVFILTPLLSRPLIAAAAPVLRIFGVSGKLARQNSVRNPRRTAATASALMIGLTLITGMTVMAGSLQTSIDKMATAALKADYVVSMANMNSLSPDVEKKLDKVKGVTATSPMRNAPARIDDQTEYLTGVKGATIGELTDLKVDNGSFKVGGTQVVVDDETAKDRGWKAGSTFTASFEDDKRQRLTVAGIYEGNELIRGILIDTATLAPHQANQADPADMQVMVKTSGGPSDATKDSLEKALGDNPAIKVQDKKDVSNEIAQMFTLILNMLYGLLAMAVIVAVLGVINTLAMSVFERSQEIGMLRAIGLDRKGIKRMVRLESLVISLFGGVLGVGLGVFFGWAAGELLAGKMPTYELVLPWGRMAVFLLLAATVGILAALWPARRAARLNMLSAIKSE; from the coding sequence ATGTTCCGAACCGCCCTGCGCAACGTGCTAGCGCACAAGGCCAGGCTGCTGATGACCGTGCTCGCCGTGATGCTGGGCGTGGCGTTCGTCTCCGGCACCCTGGTCTTCACCAACACCATCTCCGACGCGTTCCAGAAGAGCTCGGCGAAGGGATTCGACCAGGTCGACGTCGCCGTCCAGCCCGAATCCGCGCGGGACGAAGGCGACAAGCTCGGCAAGGACCCGGAGCTCACCCAGGCGCTGCTGGACAAGGCCGCCAAGGCCCCCGGCGCCGAGTCGGCCATAGGCGTGGTCACCGGCTTCACCGCCATCGCCGACAAGGACGGCAAGCTGATCGGCGGCGGCTTCCAGTCGCAGGGCGGCAACTACTGGGGCGACAAGGACCCCCGCTACCCGCTCGACAGCGGCAAGGCCCCGACCGGCAAGAACGAGGTCGCGATCGACGCCGAAACGGCCAAGCGCGCCGGCTACAAGGTCGGCGACACCATCCGGATCTCGATCGACGGCCCGGTCCTCACCCCCACCATCACCGCCGTCTTCACCACGGACGACGGCAACGTCGCCGCCGGCGGCAGCCTCGCCGTCTTCGACACGGCCACCGCACAGCAGCTGTTCCACAAGACGGGCACGTACGACGAGATCGACGTGAAGGCGGCCCCGGGCACCAGCCAGACCGCCCTCCGGACGAGCCTCGACAAGGTCCTCCCGAAGGACACCGTCGACACCACGACGGGCCAGCAGCTCGCCGACGACCAGGCAGCCATGATCGAGTCGTCGATGAGCGGCCTCAAGACGGGCCTCCTGGTCTTCGCCGGCATCGCCCTGTTCGTCGGCACGTTCATCATCGCCAACACCTTCACCATGCTGGTGGCCCAGCGCACCAAGGAACTCGCGCTCCTGCGCGCGGTCGGCGCCTCGCGCAAGCAGGTCACCCGCTCCGTACTCCTCGAAGCGTTCGTGGTCGGCACGGTCGCGGCCGTCACGGGCCTGATCGCCGGCATCGGCATCGGCGCGGGCCTGCGCAGCCTGATGGGCATGCTGGACGCGACCGTCCCGGCGGGCCCGCTGGTCATCTCCCCGGGCACGGTCGTCACGTCGTTCGCCGTCGGCATCCTGATCACGATGCTCGCCGCCTGGCTCCCGGGCCGCCGCGCCGCGAAGATCCCCCCGGTCGCGGCGATGAGCAGCGTGCACGCGGCGGCGACGACCAAGTCGCTCGTCCTGCGCAACACCCTCGGCGCCCTGTTCTCCGCGGCGGGCATCGCGGTGGTCCTCTTCGCGACGACGATGGAGGGCTCGGACGGCCAGGCCCCGATGGGCATGGGCGCGGTCCTGCTGATCATCGGCGTCTTCATCCTCACGCCCCTCCTGTCCCGCCCGCTGATCGCCGCCGCGGCCCCGGTCCTGCGCATCTTCGGCGTCTCGGGCAAGCTGGCCCGCCAGAACTCCGTACGCAACCCGCGCCGCACGGCCGCCACCGCCTCCGCGCTGATGATCGGTCTCACGCTCATCACGGGCATGACGGTGATGGCGGGCAGCCTGCAGACGTCGATCGACAAGATGGCCACCGCCGCGCTGAAGGCGGACTACGTGGTGTCGATGGCGAACATGAACTCCCTGTCGCCGGACGTCGAGAAGAAGCTCGACAAGGTGAAGGGCGTCACCGCCACGAGCCCCATGCGCAACGCGCCGGCCCGCATCGACGACCAGACCGAGTACCTGACGGGCGTGAAGGGCGCCACGATCGGCGAGCTGACCGACCTGAAGGTCGACAACGGCTCCTTCAAGGTCGGCGGCACGCAGGTCGTCGTGGACGACGAGACGGCCAAGGACCGCGGCTGGAAGGCCGGTTCGACGTTCACGGCCTCGTTCGAGGACGACAAGAGGCAGCGGCTGACGGTCGCCGGGATCTACGAAGGCAACGAACTCATCCGGGGCATCCTGATCGACACCGCGACGCTCGCCCCGCACCAGGCGAACCAGGCGGACCCGGCCGACATGCAGGTCATGGTGAAGACGTCGGGCGGCCCGTCCGACGCGACCAAGGACAGCCTGGAGAAGGCGCTCGGCGACAACCCGGCCATCAAGGTCCAGGACAAGAAGGACGTCTCGAACGAGATCGCGCAGATGTTCACGCTGATTCTGAACATGCTGTACGGCCTGCTGGCGATGGCGGTCATCGTCGCCGTCCTCGGCGTCATCAACACCCTCGCGATGTCGGTCTTCGAGCGCTCGCAGGAGATCGGCATGCTCCGCGCGATCGGCCTCGACCGCAAGGGCATCAAGCGGATGGTCCGTCTGGAGTCCCTGGTCATCTCGCTCTTCGGCGGCGTGCTCGGCGTGGGCCTGGGCGTGTTCTTCGGCTGGGCGGCCGGTGAACTCCTGGCCGGCAAGATGCCGACGTACGAACTGGTCCTGCCCTGGGGCCGGATGGCCGTCTTCCTGCTCCTGGCGGCAACGGTCGGCATCCTTGCCGCCCTGTGGCCGGCCCGTCGTGCGGCGCGCCTGAACATGCTGTCGGCGATCAAGTCGGAGTAA
- a CDS encoding SAM-dependent methyltransferase produces MQDAALRLKALMEQLLGAPLPVRIRAWDGSEAGPPESPVLVVRNRRALRRLLWKPGELGMARAWVAGDLTVDGDLYAVLDVMAELVWERGEDARTLREALRDPEVRAAVWGLVRMAGPPLPPAPPREEVRRRSHLHTKRSDRRAISHHYDVGNDFYEIVLGPSMVYSCAYWDSPDGTLEDAQRDKLGLVARKLDLKPGMRLLDVGCGWGSMAIHAAREYGVSVVGVTLSQEQAAYARKRVAEEGLTDRIEIRVQDYRDVTDGPYDAISSIGMAEHVGSDRYLEYARDLFALLKPGGRLLNHQIGRRPRRDESAYEIDEFIDAYVFPDGELAPIGGTVSRLETAGFEVRDVESLREHYALTLRRWVANLEADWPNAVRLTSPGRARVWRLYMAASALAFERNRIGVNQVLAVRTPESGASGMPLRARNWN; encoded by the coding sequence ATGCAGGACGCGGCGCTGCGGCTGAAGGCGCTGATGGAGCAGTTGCTGGGAGCCCCGCTCCCGGTGCGCATTCGCGCCTGGGACGGCTCGGAGGCGGGCCCGCCCGAGAGCCCCGTACTCGTCGTACGGAACCGCCGGGCCCTGCGCCGGCTGCTCTGGAAGCCTGGCGAACTGGGCATGGCCCGTGCCTGGGTCGCCGGGGACCTGACCGTGGACGGCGATCTGTACGCCGTCCTGGACGTCATGGCCGAGCTGGTGTGGGAGCGCGGCGAGGACGCCCGGACCCTGCGCGAGGCCCTGCGGGACCCCGAGGTGCGGGCCGCCGTGTGGGGGCTCGTACGGATGGCGGGGCCGCCACTGCCCCCCGCCCCGCCCCGCGAGGAGGTGCGCAGACGCTCCCACCTGCACACCAAGCGCAGCGACAGACGGGCGATCAGCCACCACTACGACGTGGGGAACGACTTCTACGAGATCGTCCTCGGGCCGTCCATGGTCTACTCGTGCGCCTACTGGGACTCCCCGGACGGCACACTCGAGGACGCCCAGCGCGACAAGCTCGGGCTCGTCGCCCGCAAGCTCGATCTGAAGCCGGGCATGCGGCTGCTCGACGTCGGCTGCGGCTGGGGTTCGATGGCCATCCACGCGGCCCGCGAGTACGGCGTGAGCGTCGTCGGCGTCACCCTGTCCCAGGAGCAGGCCGCCTACGCCCGTAAGCGCGTCGCGGAGGAGGGTCTGACCGACCGGATCGAGATCCGCGTCCAGGACTACCGCGACGTCACCGACGGTCCGTACGACGCGATCTCCTCCATCGGCATGGCCGAACACGTCGGGAGCGACCGCTATCTGGAGTACGCGCGGGACCTGTTCGCCCTGCTCAAACCGGGCGGACGGCTCCTCAACCACCAGATCGGGCGCCGGCCCCGGCGCGACGAATCGGCGTACGAGATCGACGAGTTCATCGACGCGTACGTCTTCCCGGACGGCGAACTCGCTCCGATCGGCGGGACCGTGAGCCGGCTGGAGACGGCCGGGTTCGAGGTCCGCGACGTCGAGTCGCTCCGCGAGCACTACGCGCTCACGCTGCGCCGCTGGGTCGCCAACCTGGAGGCGGACTGGCCGAACGCCGTCCGGCTCACCAGCCCCGGCCGGGCCCGGGTCTGGCGGCTCTATATGGCCGCCTCCGCCCTCGCCTTCGAGCGGAACCGGATCGGGGTGAACCAGGTGCTGGCGGTTCGGACGCCCGAGTCGGGGGCGTCGGGGATGCCTCTTCGGGCTCGTAACTGGAATTAG
- a CDS encoding Ppx/GppA phosphatase family protein, which yields MTRVAAIDCGTNSIRLLVADADPATGELVDLDRRMTIVRLGQGVDRTGRLAPEALERTFAACREYAAIVKEHGAERLRFVATSASRDAENRDEFVRGVLDILGVEPEVISGDQEAEFSFTGATKELTGRDDLAKPYLVVDIGGGSTEFVVGEDHVRAARSVDIGCVRMTERHLVHDGVVSDPPAREQIEAIRADIEAALDLAEPSVPLRAARTLVGLAGSVTTISAIAQDLPEYDSEAIHHSRVSYDRVREITERLLSATHAERAAIPSMHPGRVDVIGAGALVLLSVMERIGADEVVVSEHDILDGIAWSVA from the coding sequence ATGACTCGCGTCGCCGCCATCGACTGCGGTACCAACTCGATCCGCCTGCTCGTCGCGGACGCGGACCCGGCGACGGGGGAACTCGTCGACCTGGACCGACGGATGACGATCGTCCGCCTGGGCCAGGGCGTCGACCGGACGGGCCGACTGGCGCCGGAAGCGCTGGAGCGGACCTTCGCGGCCTGCCGCGAGTACGCGGCGATCGTCAAGGAACACGGCGCGGAGCGACTCCGCTTCGTGGCGACCTCCGCCTCCCGCGACGCAGAGAACCGCGACGAGTTCGTACGAGGAGTCCTCGACATCCTGGGCGTCGAGCCCGAGGTCATCTCCGGCGACCAGGAGGCGGAGTTCTCGTTCACGGGCGCCACCAAGGAGCTGACGGGGCGGGACGACCTCGCCAAGCCCTACCTCGTGGTGGACATCGGCGGCGGCTCCACGGAGTTCGTCGTGGGCGAGGACCACGTCCGCGCCGCCCGCTCGGTCGACATCGGCTGCGTACGGATGACGGAACGGCACCTCGTGCACGACGGCGTTGTCAGCGACCCGCCCGCGCGGGAGCAGATCGAGGCGATCCGCGCCGACATCGAGGCGGCCCTCGACCTCGCCGAGCCGTCGGTGCCGCTGCGCGCGGCTCGTACGCTCGTCGGGCTCGCCGGATCCGTGACCACCATCTCGGCGATCGCCCAGGACCTTCCGGAGTACGACTCCGAGGCCATCCACCACTCCCGGGTCTCCTATGACCGCGTCCGCGAGATCACCGAGCGGCTGCTGTCCGCCACCCATGCCGAGCGTGCCGCGATCCCCTCGATGCACCCGGGCCGGGTGGACGTCATCGGTGCCGGCGCCCTCGTGCTGCTCTCGGTCATGGAGCGGATCGGGGCGGACGAGGTGGTCGTGAGCGAGCACGACATCCTCGACGGGATCGCGTGGTCCGTGGCTTAG
- a CDS encoding DUF501 domain-containing protein produces the protein METPPPPTPRTEPTDADVEAFKQQLGRPPRGLRAIAHRCPCGQPDVVETAPRLPDGTPFPTTYYLTCPRAASAIGTLEANGVMKEMTDRLATDPQLAAAYRAAHEDYIARRDSIEVLEGFPSAGGMPDRVKCLHVLVAHSLAAGPGVNPLGDEALALLPEWWRKGACVVPTEG, from the coding sequence ATGGAAACGCCCCCGCCGCCCACCCCGCGCACCGAGCCCACCGACGCGGACGTCGAGGCCTTCAAGCAGCAGCTCGGGCGGCCGCCGCGCGGGCTGCGCGCGATCGCGCACCGCTGTCCGTGCGGGCAGCCGGACGTCGTCGAGACGGCTCCCCGTCTCCCGGACGGGACCCCCTTCCCGACGACCTACTACCTGACGTGTCCGCGGGCGGCTTCCGCCATCGGGACGCTGGAGGCGAACGGGGTCATGAAGGAGATGACCGACCGGCTCGCCACGGATCCCCAGTTGGCGGCCGCGTACCGGGCGGCGCACGAGGACTACATCGCTCGGCGCGACTCCATCGAGGTGCTTGAGGGCTTCCCGAGCGCGGGCGGTATGCCGGACCGGGTGAAGTGCCTCCACGTCCTGGTCGCGCACTCCCTGGCCGCCGGGCCGGGCGTGAACCCCCTGGGCGACGAGGCGCTCGCGCTGCTGCCGGAGTGGTGGCGCAAGGGGGCGTGCGTGGTGCCCACGGAGGGCTGA